A single region of the Pontibacter kalidii genome encodes:
- a CDS encoding DEAD/DEAH box helicase, whose protein sequence is MDFHSFNLHEDVLTGINSMGYNNPTPVQQQAIPLILEQKDLIACAQTGTGKTAAYLLPLIDRISNEGYEHTSTLILVPTRELAKQIDEQVEGFGYFASVSSIAIYGGNKGDDWEQQKRALTTGADIIIATPGRLLSHMAMGYVRLDQLNHLVLDEADKMLDMGFMDDLIKIISQLPKQRQTLLFSATMPRKIRELAQQILQQPAEVNLAISKPAEGIDQRLYLTYDNQKLPLLEHLLRELDVQSMIIFTSRKSNVTPIVRSLKKMNFTVEGISSDMTQDEREKALQGFKNKQYQIVVATDILSRGIDIDSLSHVVNFDMPQDAEDYVHRVGRTARAASTGMAITFVNEKDMYRVQKVERLIERELPKLPLPEDFGPGPAFDPTRRDGGSPRHRSGNKPGSGSKADRHRSKHHRGPKSGAPRPEGAQPKGEGSDRPVKLAGQPGGENQGKSRNRNRNRNRNRNKDGNQGGSPANSAATTPQA, encoded by the coding sequence TTGGACTTCCATTCTTTTAACCTACACGAGGATGTGCTGACGGGCATCAACTCTATGGGCTACAACAACCCAACCCCCGTACAGCAGCAGGCTATCCCGCTGATCCTTGAGCAGAAAGACCTTATTGCCTGCGCTCAGACCGGCACCGGAAAAACGGCGGCCTACCTGCTGCCGCTTATCGACCGCATTTCGAACGAAGGCTATGAACACACCAGCACACTTATACTGGTACCTACCCGCGAGCTTGCCAAGCAAATAGACGAGCAGGTAGAAGGCTTTGGCTACTTCGCCTCCGTTAGCTCCATTGCCATTTACGGCGGCAACAAAGGCGATGACTGGGAGCAGCAGAAACGCGCCCTGACCACCGGCGCCGACATTATCATAGCCACCCCGGGGCGCCTGCTCTCGCACATGGCCATGGGCTACGTAAGGCTCGACCAGCTCAATCACCTGGTGCTGGACGAAGCCGACAAGATGCTGGACATGGGCTTTATGGACGATTTGATCAAGATCATCAGCCAGCTACCCAAGCAGCGCCAGACACTTCTCTTCTCGGCCACTATGCCGCGCAAGATCCGTGAGCTGGCCCAGCAGATCCTGCAGCAGCCTGCCGAGGTGAACCTGGCCATCTCCAAGCCGGCCGAGGGAATAGACCAGCGCCTCTACCTGACCTACGACAACCAGAAACTGCCATTGCTGGAGCACCTGCTGCGCGAGTTGGATGTGCAGAGTATGATCATCTTCACGTCCCGAAAATCCAACGTGACCCCAATCGTGCGCTCGCTCAAGAAGATGAACTTCACGGTAGAGGGCATCTCCTCGGACATGACGCAGGATGAGCGCGAGAAGGCACTGCAGGGCTTCAAAAACAAGCAATACCAGATCGTGGTGGCCACCGACATCCTCTCCAGGGGCATCGACATCGACAGCCTGAGCCACGTGGTGAACTTTGATATGCCGCAGGACGCCGAAGACTATGTGCACCGCGTGGGCCGCACGGCGCGGGCCGCCTCCACGGGTATGGCCATTACGTTCGTGAACGAGAAGGACATGTACCGGGTACAGAAGGTGGAGCGACTGATTGAGCGTGAGCTGCCAAAGCTGCCGCTTCCGGAGGACTTCGGTCCTGGGCCCGCCTTTGACCCAACACGCCGGGACGGCGGCAGCCCACGGCACCGTAGCGGCAACAAGCCTGGCTCGGGCAGCAAAGCAGACAGACACCGCAGCAAGCACCACAGAGGGCCAAAGTCCGGGGCACCACGCCCGGAAGGCGCCCAGCCAAAGGGGGAGGGCAGCGACAGGCCCGTAAAGCTAGCGGGACAGCCTGGTGGCGAGAACCAGGGCAAAAGCAGGAACCGCAACAGGAATCGCAACCGTAACAGGAACAAGGATGGTAACCAGGGTGGCAGCCCGGCCAACAGCGCCGCTACCACGCCACAAGCATAA
- a CDS encoding YebC/PmpR family DNA-binding transcriptional regulator, whose protein sequence is MAGHNKWSQIKRKKGALDAKRSKIFTKLIKEITVAVKEGGPDPDGNARLRLVIQTSKAANMPKDNIERAVKKGEGSDAGDYSEVSYEGYGPGGVAVLVECLTDNINRTVQNLRTMFNKSGGSLGTSGSVDYLFDRKGVFVARLDPGQSIDEDELLLELADGGAEEVEFEEGYITIYSAMEDFGAMQRKVEELNLDLENAELQRLPQTTVKVEDPGAVRKVLKLIDALEDDDDVQKVYHNLELSEEVLAALE, encoded by the coding sequence ATGGCAGGACATAATAAGTGGTCGCAGATAAAGCGAAAGAAAGGGGCCCTTGACGCCAAACGTTCAAAGATTTTTACCAAACTGATAAAGGAGATCACGGTGGCCGTGAAAGAGGGCGGCCCCGACCCGGATGGCAACGCGCGCCTGCGCCTGGTTATCCAAACGAGCAAAGCTGCCAACATGCCTAAGGACAACATCGAGCGCGCCGTGAAGAAAGGAGAGGGGAGCGATGCCGGCGATTACAGCGAGGTAAGCTACGAAGGCTATGGCCCCGGCGGCGTGGCGGTGCTGGTGGAGTGTCTCACCGATAACATTAACCGCACCGTGCAGAACCTGCGCACCATGTTCAACAAAAGCGGCGGTAGCCTGGGCACCAGCGGCTCCGTGGACTACCTCTTCGACCGCAAGGGCGTGTTTGTGGCAAGGTTAGACCCCGGGCAAAGTATAGACGAGGACGAGCTGCTGCTGGAGCTGGCCGACGGGGGCGCCGAGGAAGTGGAGTTTGAGGAGGGCTACATTACCATTTACAGCGCCATGGAGGATTTCGGGGCCATGCAGCGAAAGGTAGAGGAGCTTAACCTTGACCTGGAGAACGCCGAGTTGCAGCGCCTGCCGCAGACCACGGTGAAGGTGGAGGACCCGGGGGCGGTGCGGAAAGTGCTGAAGCTGATCGACGCGCTGGAGGACGACGACGATGTGCAGAAAGTATACCACAACCTGGAGCTGAGCGAGGAAGTGCTGGCAGCGCTGGAGTAG
- a CDS encoding CaiB/BaiF CoA transferase family protein, with translation MQPIFKDLLVLELASVLAGPSVGQFFAELGARVLKVENAATHGDVTRSWKLGSEPAQTDTPAYFCAANWGKTSLALNLTEPQQLQQLYTLVRQADVVIASYKPGDAERLQVDYETLQRMNPRLVYGHITGYGPEDARAGYDAVVQAESGFMYLNGEPDGPPVKMPVALMDILTAHQLKEGLLVALLQRERTGQGQLVEVSLLQAAVSALANQATNYLVAGQEPQRMGSEHPNIVPYGSVYTCRCGKQLVLAIGDDRQFRRLCAILGAEGMADDPKYKTNYARVQHRQEVNGRLRQLIAQQERESLLRQLHTRHVPAGAVHTIPEVFELPQAQQLLLHHPNSKPGLRQVAFRLQGQQELELSPPPTYTNGGAEGASGLRC, from the coding sequence ATGCAACCGATCTTTAAAGACCTACTGGTGCTGGAGCTGGCAAGCGTGCTGGCCGGGCCAAGCGTAGGGCAGTTTTTTGCCGAGCTGGGCGCACGCGTGCTGAAGGTGGAGAACGCCGCCACCCACGGTGACGTCACCCGCAGCTGGAAGCTGGGCTCCGAACCTGCCCAAACCGATACCCCCGCCTATTTCTGCGCCGCCAACTGGGGCAAAACCTCCCTGGCCCTGAACTTAACGGAGCCGCAGCAACTGCAGCAGCTGTATACCTTGGTAAGGCAGGCCGACGTGGTGATTGCCAGCTACAAGCCCGGTGACGCCGAGCGGCTGCAGGTAGATTACGAAACCCTGCAACGTATGAATCCGCGTTTGGTGTATGGCCACATCACCGGCTACGGGCCCGAGGATGCACGGGCAGGCTACGATGCGGTGGTGCAGGCCGAGAGTGGCTTTATGTACCTGAACGGCGAGCCGGATGGCCCGCCGGTGAAGATGCCGGTGGCCCTTATGGACATCCTGACGGCGCACCAACTGAAGGAAGGGCTGCTGGTAGCGCTGCTGCAGCGGGAGCGCACGGGGCAGGGGCAGCTGGTGGAGGTGTCGCTGTTACAGGCGGCCGTGTCGGCGCTGGCCAACCAGGCCACCAACTACCTGGTGGCGGGGCAGGAGCCGCAGCGCATGGGTTCTGAGCATCCTAATATTGTGCCTTACGGTTCGGTTTATACGTGCAGGTGCGGCAAACAGCTCGTGCTGGCCATCGGCGACGACCGGCAGTTCAGGAGGCTGTGCGCTATACTTGGCGCCGAAGGTATGGCCGATGATCCGAAGTATAAAACCAACTATGCGCGCGTACAGCACCGACAGGAGGTAAACGGGCGGCTGCGCCAGCTCATAGCGCAGCAGGAGCGGGAAAGCCTGCTGCGGCAGCTGCACACCCGGCACGTGCCGGCCGGCGCCGTGCATACCATACCGGAAGTTTTTGAGCTGCCACAGGCGCAGCAGCTGTTGCTGCACCACCCCAACAGCAAACCGGGGTTGCGGCAGGTGGCTTTCCGGCTGCAGGGGCAGCAGGAACTGGAGCTAAGCCCGCCGCCAACGTATACTAATGGTGGAGCTGAGGGCGCTAGTGGCCTGCGCTGCTGA
- a CDS encoding phenylalanine 4-monooxygenase, protein MNLTQNYSTYTEENHNVWAILFQRQIENLPGKAIPEFFEGLKLVNFQPDRIPNFAEVNERLKPLTGFEVVAAPGIVDDALFFGLIAEKKFPATVWIRSMGQLEYLEEPDMFHDVFGHVPLLTIPVYCEFLAKLSAMALQHVDRPDIVDRLTRIYWYTIEFGLFRKPGAEARIYGAGILSSVGESRLSVSEQSVKHDFDVQHILDRAYIKETFQSQYFCIESFEQLLESLPELEEAILKLREEPVEAE, encoded by the coding sequence ATGAACCTGACTCAGAACTACAGCACCTACACCGAAGAGAACCATAACGTTTGGGCCATCCTGTTCCAGCGCCAGATCGAGAACCTGCCCGGTAAAGCCATCCCCGAGTTTTTTGAGGGCCTGAAGCTGGTGAATTTCCAGCCGGACCGCATCCCGAACTTTGCGGAGGTAAACGAGCGCCTGAAGCCCCTGACCGGCTTTGAGGTGGTGGCCGCTCCCGGCATTGTGGACGATGCACTGTTCTTCGGCCTGATCGCGGAAAAGAAGTTCCCGGCCACCGTGTGGATCAGGAGTATGGGCCAGCTCGAGTACCTGGAGGAGCCGGATATGTTCCATGACGTGTTCGGCCACGTGCCGCTGCTCACTATTCCGGTGTACTGCGAGTTTCTGGCAAAACTATCGGCCATGGCGCTGCAGCACGTAGACCGCCCCGATATTGTGGACCGCCTGACGCGCATCTACTGGTACACCATCGAGTTTGGCCTGTTCCGAAAGCCTGGCGCGGAGGCGCGCATTTACGGTGCAGGCATACTTTCGTCGGTTGGCGAGAGCAGGCTGTCGGTATCGGAGCAGAGCGTGAAACACGACTTTGACGTGCAGCACATCCTGGACAGAGCCTACATCAAGGAGACGTTCCAGAGCCAGTACTTCTGTATCGAGAGCTTTGAGCAGCTGCTGGAAAGCCTGCCCGAACTGGAGGAAGCTATCCTTAAACTGCGCGAGGAGCCCGTGGAGGCCGAATAG
- a CDS encoding alkaline phosphatase family protein, protein MAETAIGKYRCAGRKAVLLLFWLLAACAAPPSATKPLKTKYVVIVVIDGTRWSETWGTVPGIIPNMSTVLMPMGVFLPNFFNDAYTYTNSGHAAITTGVNQPIDNYGDELPANPSIFQYFLKQTGKPATAAWIVSSKDKLHILANTSRPGWENAFQPSVNAGKSGPGTGYRMDSLTLVEAKRILMNYKPNLMLINFMEPDGFAHAGNWENYLRGISRDDRYVKELWDFLNKDETFRGKTTLFITSDHGRHLDEVDGGYMEHGDNCPGCEQIYLLALGPDFRRGMVETRHTLIDIAPTVARLLNLEMDSVVVVPRVDTTFVELAMDTTLVAQKRDSIRLEIKMDTTMLKGRVMEELFR, encoded by the coding sequence ATGGCAGAAACAGCTATAGGAAAGTATAGGTGCGCCGGCAGGAAGGCGGTGCTGCTGCTGTTCTGGCTGCTGGCTGCCTGTGCTGCACCGCCTTCTGCCACCAAACCGCTTAAAACGAAATATGTGGTGATTGTCGTGATAGACGGCACACGCTGGTCTGAAACCTGGGGAACCGTGCCGGGGATTATCCCAAACATGTCCACCGTCCTGATGCCGATGGGCGTTTTCCTACCGAACTTCTTCAACGATGCTTATACCTACACCAACTCCGGGCACGCGGCTATCACTACTGGCGTGAACCAGCCGATTGATAATTACGGCGACGAGCTTCCGGCTAACCCTTCCATTTTCCAGTATTTCCTGAAGCAGACGGGCAAACCGGCCACAGCAGCCTGGATCGTCTCGAGCAAAGACAAGCTGCACATACTTGCCAATACCAGCAGGCCCGGCTGGGAGAATGCATTTCAGCCATCGGTAAATGCGGGCAAGAGCGGCCCCGGCACCGGCTACCGCATGGATTCACTGACGCTAGTAGAGGCAAAGCGGATTCTGATGAACTACAAGCCCAACCTGATGCTCATCAACTTCATGGAGCCCGACGGCTTCGCCCATGCCGGCAACTGGGAAAATTATTTAAGGGGTATCTCCAGGGACGACCGGTATGTAAAGGAGCTTTGGGACTTTCTGAACAAGGACGAGACTTTCCGGGGGAAGACCACCCTGTTTATCACCTCCGACCATGGCCGCCACCTGGACGAGGTAGACGGCGGCTATATGGAACATGGCGACAACTGCCCCGGCTGCGAGCAGATCTACCTGCTGGCCCTGGGGCCGGATTTCAGGAGGGGAATGGTAGAAACAAGGCATACCCTCATCGATATTGCCCCCACGGTGGCACGCTTGCTCAACCTAGAGATGGACTCGGTGGTGGTGGTGCCACGGGTGGATACCACCTTCGTGGAGCTCGCCATGGACACGACGCTGGTGGCGCAAAAGAGGGACTCCATCCGCTTAGAGATAAAAATGGACACCACTATGCTGAAGGGCAGGGTGATGGAAGAGTTGTTCAGGTAG
- a CDS encoding ABC-F family ATP-binding cassette domain-containing protein, which yields MNYLSAENVSKSFGDRWLFKNLNFGISQGQRVVLVGVNGSGKTTLLNILAGKLPPDEGSVSVRKEVSIGYLGQNPEFDEELTVQQTIFSMQNETLELIKDYEAAIANPNTAAAKMQQLMERMDELQAWDFEVKVKQILSKLGINNLDVPIKSLSGGQRKRVAMARVLIEEPTMLILDEPTNHLDLDTIEWLEGMLSTQNTTLLMVTHDRYFLDKVANEIAELDNGEIYTYKGNYSYFLEKKAERELSAAAETEKARNLMRKELDWIRRQPKARGTKAKYRVDAFEELKEKAAKKTAGPQLELSVKTTRQGGKIIEVDHISKSFGQKKIVDDFSYVFKKKDRIGIVGPNGAGKSTFLNMLTGKLQPDAGLIDAGQTTVFGYYTQDELVYKEDQRVIDIVKEIAEVVEMANGEVITASQFLQHFQFAPPQQYTFVSKLSGGEKRRLQLLRVLIKNPNFLILDEPTNDLDIITLNILEDFLLNFGGCLLIVSHDRYFMDRLVEHLFVFEGEGQIRNFPGNYTDYREWQKEQEKQDKLQQEEAKAVAPAPVAEKKPEPPNGKRKATYNEKKEYERLEQEIEQLENRKAELIETMNAGTTTDHEQLGAWAKELESIHEQLEEKEFRWLELAELM from the coding sequence ATGAACTACCTATCTGCTGAGAATGTATCCAAGAGCTTCGGCGACCGCTGGCTTTTTAAGAACCTGAACTTTGGCATCAGCCAGGGGCAGCGCGTGGTGCTGGTGGGCGTAAACGGCTCCGGTAAAACCACCTTGCTCAACATCCTGGCCGGCAAACTGCCTCCTGACGAAGGTAGCGTGAGCGTGCGCAAAGAGGTAAGCATCGGCTACCTGGGCCAAAACCCGGAGTTCGACGAGGAACTGACCGTGCAGCAGACCATTTTCTCGATGCAGAACGAGACCCTGGAGCTGATAAAGGATTACGAGGCTGCCATTGCCAATCCCAACACCGCCGCAGCTAAAATGCAGCAGCTCATGGAGCGCATGGACGAGTTGCAGGCCTGGGATTTTGAGGTGAAGGTAAAGCAGATCCTCTCCAAGTTGGGCATCAACAACCTGGATGTGCCGATCAAGAGCCTCTCCGGGGGCCAGCGCAAGCGGGTGGCCATGGCCCGTGTGCTGATAGAGGAACCGACCATGCTCATACTCGACGAGCCCACCAACCACCTGGACCTGGACACGATCGAATGGTTGGAGGGAATGTTGAGCACGCAGAACACCACCCTGCTGATGGTAACCCACGACCGCTATTTCCTGGACAAGGTAGCCAACGAGATAGCCGAACTTGATAACGGCGAGATTTATACTTACAAAGGAAATTACAGCTATTTCCTGGAGAAGAAGGCCGAGCGGGAGCTGTCTGCCGCCGCCGAGACGGAGAAAGCCCGCAACCTGATGCGCAAGGAACTGGACTGGATCCGTCGCCAGCCCAAAGCCCGGGGCACCAAGGCCAAGTATAGAGTAGATGCTTTTGAGGAACTGAAGGAGAAAGCCGCCAAGAAAACAGCCGGCCCGCAGCTGGAGCTGTCGGTGAAAACCACGCGCCAGGGTGGTAAGATCATCGAAGTGGATCATATCTCTAAATCGTTCGGGCAGAAGAAGATCGTGGACGACTTTAGCTACGTCTTTAAGAAAAAGGACCGCATCGGCATTGTTGGACCGAACGGAGCCGGCAAGTCCACGTTCCTGAACATGTTGACGGGCAAATTGCAGCCGGATGCGGGGCTGATTGACGCCGGCCAGACCACGGTGTTTGGCTACTATACTCAGGATGAGCTAGTGTATAAGGAGGACCAGCGCGTGATCGACATCGTGAAGGAGATTGCCGAGGTTGTGGAGATGGCCAACGGCGAGGTGATCACGGCGAGCCAGTTTTTGCAGCACTTTCAGTTCGCCCCGCCGCAGCAGTATACGTTTGTAAGCAAGCTGAGCGGTGGCGAGAAGCGCCGTCTGCAGCTGCTGCGCGTGCTCATCAAAAACCCGAACTTCCTTATCCTCGACGAGCCTACCAACGATTTGGACATCATCACGCTCAACATCCTGGAGGATTTCCTGCTGAACTTCGGTGGCTGCCTGCTCATCGTGAGCCACGACCGCTACTTTATGGACCGGCTGGTGGAGCACCTGTTCGTGTTTGAGGGTGAAGGGCAGATCCGCAACTTCCCGGGCAACTACACCGACTACCGCGAGTGGCAGAAAGAGCAGGAGAAGCAGGACAAGCTACAGCAGGAAGAAGCCAAAGCTGTTGCACCGGCACCGGTTGCGGAGAAAAAACCGGAGCCACCTAACGGCAAGCGCAAGGCCACCTATAACGAGAAAAAGGAGTACGAGCGCCTGGAGCAGGAAATAGAGCAGCTGGAGAACCGCAAGGCTGAGTTGATAGAGACCATGAACGCCGGCACCACCACCGACCATGAACAGTTAGGGGCCTGGGCAAAGGAATTAGAAAGTATACACGAGCAGCTGGAAGAAAAGGAGTTCCGATGGCTGGAGCTGGCCGAACTGATGTAA
- a CDS encoding SPW repeat protein — MRFIPTRFHGILDYVVGLLFIAAPWLFNFSDVSAATWVMVAAGILILLQTIFTDFEVGLIHKIPMQTHLMVDFGLGVILALSPWMFNFADRVYMPHLIGGVFAILASLTTHRRPSEAYSRRHATQDTIH; from the coding sequence ATGAGATTTATCCCAACCCGATTCCACGGGATATTAGATTATGTGGTGGGGTTGTTATTTATAGCAGCTCCATGGTTATTCAATTTTTCAGATGTTAGCGCCGCCACCTGGGTAATGGTGGCCGCCGGTATCCTGATCCTGCTCCAGACGATCTTCACAGACTTTGAGGTAGGGCTGATCCACAAGATTCCGATGCAGACGCACCTGATGGTCGACTTTGGCCTGGGCGTAATTCTGGCCCTGTCGCCGTGGATGTTTAACTTTGCAGACCGTGTATACATGCCGCACCTAATTGGTGGTGTGTTCGCGATTCTGGCTTCGCTTACAACCCACCGCAGGCCAAGCGAGGCTTACAGCAGGCGCCACGCCACACAGGATACCATACACTAA
- a CDS encoding RDD family protein, giving the protein MQSTYTLSPAPTVKRSALYGTLSARFVSFLVDTTLLVFLYTFIIYGMGGNLEHVYTWDKIYSGGIKLDELLVIAKLVFLNPYFPLLHWAYYTVLESSQKQATIGKFTIGLRVTDLRGRPVTFAQANLRYFSKLLSLVPLGLGFVLMVNSRRHQMLHDYIARALVVNE; this is encoded by the coding sequence ATGCAAAGCACTTATACGCTCTCCCCCGCACCCACGGTAAAACGTTCTGCTTTATACGGCACGCTTTCTGCCCGATTCGTTTCCTTTCTGGTAGACACCACCCTGTTGGTTTTTCTCTACACGTTTATTATTTACGGGATGGGCGGCAACCTGGAGCATGTTTACACCTGGGATAAGATCTATAGCGGCGGCATTAAGCTGGACGAACTGCTGGTGATTGCGAAGCTGGTTTTCCTCAACCCATACTTCCCGCTCCTCCATTGGGCTTACTATACGGTGCTGGAATCGTCGCAGAAACAGGCCACCATCGGCAAGTTTACCATTGGCCTGCGCGTGACCGACCTGCGCGGCAGGCCCGTCACGTTTGCACAGGCTAACCTGCGCTACTTCTCCAAACTGCTCTCCCTTGTTCCGCTGGGCCTTGGTTTTGTGCTGATGGTGAACTCGCGAAGGCACCAGATGCTGCACGATTACATAGCGCGTGCGTTGGTCGTAAACGAGTAG
- the murI gene encoding glutamate racemase, which produces MNQEKRDRPIGIFDSGIGGLTVAQAIINVLPNERLVYFGDTAHLPYGDKSTAAIQAYAVKICDLLIRQQCKVILIACNSASAAAYELVKEYVGSKAKVLNVIDPIVRHIGQSYPDKTIGLIGTKQTVNSNVYRKKVDELDRSIELRSLATPLLAAMIEEGFFNDSISESVIHAYLSDPHLQNIEALILGCTHYPLIKKQIENYYKGGVDVLDASQIVAQQVKDYLDQHHLAAEKRSGDHTFYVSDFTRSFEESTRIFFKRKVHLEHYPLWE; this is translated from the coding sequence ATGAACCAGGAAAAGAGAGACAGGCCGATAGGCATTTTTGACAGTGGGATAGGTGGACTTACTGTGGCTCAGGCAATTATAAATGTGCTGCCAAACGAGCGCCTCGTGTACTTCGGCGACACCGCCCACCTGCCCTACGGCGACAAGTCTACGGCGGCGATACAGGCCTACGCGGTAAAGATTTGCGACCTGCTGATACGGCAGCAATGCAAGGTGATACTCATCGCCTGCAATTCGGCCTCGGCGGCGGCTTATGAGCTGGTGAAGGAGTATGTGGGCAGCAAAGCCAAAGTGCTCAACGTCATAGACCCGATCGTGAGGCACATCGGCCAGAGCTACCCCGACAAAACCATCGGCCTGATCGGCACCAAGCAAACCGTGAACTCCAACGTGTACCGCAAGAAGGTGGACGAGCTGGATCGCAGCATTGAGCTGAGGTCGCTGGCCACGCCGCTGCTGGCGGCCATGATAGAGGAGGGTTTCTTTAATGATTCCATCTCCGAGAGCGTGATCCATGCCTATCTCTCGGACCCGCACCTGCAGAACATCGAGGCGCTTATACTTGGCTGCACCCATTACCCGCTCATCAAAAAACAGATAGAGAATTATTATAAAGGCGGGGTGGACGTGCTGGATGCCAGCCAGATCGTGGCGCAGCAGGTAAAGGATTACCTGGATCAGCATCACCTCGCCGCCGAAAAACGCTCCGGCGACCATACCTTTTACGTCTCCGACTTCACCCGTTCTTTCGAGGAAAGCACCCGCATCTTCTTTAAGCGCAAAGTACACCTGGAGCACTACCCGCTGTGGGAATGA
- a CDS encoding glutathionylspermidine synthase family protein has protein sequence MQKNTTIRVETHSGDVETAVRGLGWEWCVEDGCANYVPGEAVVLPEQEADALLEAADTLYEMMTNAVPDDLPGEFLRVLGIPENLWELVRQSWNDDRHWHLYGRFDLVQTPEGPKLLEFNADTATSIPETAVVQWASLAAAGKHDAKQYSGLYEALVEQLKTWRMLNDDLAPALLLTYMGGSAEDEANCAVIAQAAAEAGFDPHLCAAEEMSVSTEGAERGVWAQVEAEQWRQFPFLFKLLPWEQIAWDEPELCDTLTQLAATRNVVIANPAYTLLFQSKGMLAWLWKAYPYHPLLLETDLSPISGKYIRKPYFGREGQSIEVVDRVPVTKIAGEYDKQQQVYQRWVDLPEDNRGYQYQAGVFWAGEGCAIGFRREKGIITNLSQFVPHLVE, from the coding sequence ATGCAGAAGAATACGACGATCCGTGTGGAGACGCATTCCGGCGACGTGGAAACGGCTGTGCGTGGCCTTGGTTGGGAGTGGTGCGTGGAAGACGGCTGCGCCAACTATGTACCCGGCGAGGCAGTGGTGCTGCCCGAGCAGGAGGCCGATGCCTTGCTGGAGGCTGCCGATACGCTGTACGAGATGATGACCAATGCCGTTCCCGATGATTTGCCGGGCGAATTCCTGCGCGTGCTGGGGATACCGGAGAACCTGTGGGAGTTGGTGCGCCAGTCCTGGAACGACGACAGGCATTGGCACCTGTATGGCCGCTTTGACCTGGTGCAAACGCCGGAGGGGCCAAAGCTGCTGGAGTTCAACGCCGATACCGCTACTTCCATACCCGAAACGGCCGTGGTGCAGTGGGCGAGCCTGGCAGCTGCCGGTAAACACGATGCCAAGCAGTACTCGGGACTGTACGAGGCGCTGGTGGAGCAACTGAAGACCTGGCGCATGCTCAACGACGACCTGGCACCCGCACTGCTGCTCACCTACATGGGGGGCAGCGCCGAGGACGAAGCCAACTGCGCCGTGATAGCCCAGGCTGCTGCCGAGGCTGGTTTCGACCCGCACCTTTGCGCGGCAGAGGAGATGAGTGTGTCTACAGAGGGGGCTGAGCGAGGCGTTTGGGCGCAGGTGGAGGCAGAGCAGTGGCGGCAGTTTCCGTTCCTGTTTAAGCTGCTGCCCTGGGAGCAGATAGCCTGGGACGAGCCAGAGCTCTGCGACACCCTCACGCAACTGGCGGCCACCCGAAACGTGGTTATCGCCAACCCGGCTTATACGCTATTGTTCCAAAGCAAAGGCATGCTGGCCTGGCTCTGGAAAGCGTACCCTTACCACCCGCTCCTCCTCGAAACCGATCTTTCACCTATCAGCGGCAAGTATATCCGCAAACCCTACTTCGGCCGCGAGGGGCAAAGTATAGAAGTAGTGGACCGTGTGCCGGTAACCAAAATAGCAGGCGAGTACGACAAGCAGCAGCAGGTGTACCAGCGTTGGGTAGATCTGCCCGAGGATAATAGAGGTTACCAGTACCAGGCTGGCGTGTTCTGGGCCGGCGAAGGTTGCGCTATCGGGTTTCGAAGGGAAAAGGGTATCATCACCAATCTGTCGCAGTTTGTGCCGCATTTGGTAGAGTAG